One Drosophila teissieri strain GT53w chromosome X, Prin_Dtei_1.1, whole genome shotgun sequence genomic window, ATAGGATGTACATTATATCTACAGTTGCCCCGTTAGTCACCTTTTTGGCGGTGCTGTCCAGTGCCAGTTCTAGTTGGTCCAATGCCTGATTCTGGTTGAGTACCTGGTGGCGGGCGTGCTGGACCATGTTGCCCAACCGCTGGGAGGGATTGCAGTAGTTGTCCTGGTTGTGGACGATCGAGTGGTACTGGTTTTTGTAGTTTTCCAGGAATCCGCCGACCGTGGACAAGTTGGTCAACCTCAGGGTCAGACTAGCCCCTGCAGCGATAGCGAGGATGAGGAATACCCAACTCCGCAATGGGGTCTTCTTTTGGTCGCCACCACatgtgaaatggaaattggccACCCTATCCTCCGCCCGCCTGTTCTCCAGCAGGCGGCGAAGCaccctccttctccttctggCGTTTCGCATAGTCGTCGAGACGACCCCATCGGGTTTCAGCATTAGAGTATTGGATGTAGTCATTTTACTTATCCTTGTGTTGTTAGGAACGAAATTTTGTTGAATGTTTTTGGtgaaaagttttgaaaaagtAGGAAATGTAAAAAGTCGTGTCTGAAATCGAAGTTGTTGGCTGTACGAAACAACTAGGGAAACTGAAGGTTTTGGGTTGACTTGTGGACGAATACAATTTGTAGTCTactttgattaatttttatgaaaactATGCTCGCAAAGTTACAACCGGCAAATTAATCTAAATGCCGCCTCATGCGGTATTTTTGTAAGCCAACatgttttggtattttcatatcgaaatatttttacattttacacatAAGTAAAAAATTATGTAGTATttttaaatctaatttaaagtatcaatgcaaaataaatgtgcataaataaaaatttttggTTATTCATAATTGGTAATGGCTAGTACTGAAATTCAAAATCGAATTGTACTgacacaaaaatatatcaaaacttATCAGTAAATTCAACCCTGCTTGCTGTGGTATATTCACGGAATATTTTTCCGTGTGCCAATTTCGGTATATTTTACGCGCCTCAACACAAACGGTCAGTTTGCAGAATCCGACTTCTTAAAACTGTCATTATTTCAATAACTCAATAACCCGGAGCAAATCTCAGCCAGTCAATCCGATCCGCAATGACGAACGAGGATGTGGGCACCAACAGCGTCGCCGACCGCCTGCAGGTGGGTCCGCGCGAAGGCGTCACCTATCCGATCCAGATGAAGTACTGTGGCCACTGCACGATGCCCATTGAGGTGAGTTCGTCTGCAAAGCTGGGAAAAATCCATATGATCCCTATTGGCCATgaacttacatatatatatatcctatTTCCGCAGTACTGCGAGTACTATCCGGAATACGAGAAGTGTAAGGACTGGCTGGAGCGCCACATGCCCGACGACTTCGAGCGACTGAAGATCGAGGAGGAGGCTGCCGCCGCCGACGGGACGGATGACGACAAGAAGCGCCAGAAGCGCGGTGGCAAGGGACTGCTGCGCGtcaagaagaaggaggatgtgCCCAAGCGCATCTGCGTCTCGAGAGCGGCACGTGGCAAGAAGAAGTCCGTGACCGTGGTCACAGGATTGAGCACTTTCGGTAGGTCTTGGAGTTGGCACACAAGCATAGcctttattttagttttatgttttcataCCATGTAACTTAGATCTTTTCTATACATCCTTATGAGTTGTATTGTTTATTATGGCTAATACATTTCCTGCCTATTTCAGATATTGATCTCAAGGTGGCGGCCAAGTTCTTTGGCACAAAGTTCGCCTGTGGCTCTTCGGTGACCGGCGACGATGAGATTGTCATTCAGGGCGACGTCAAGGATGACTTGTTCGATGTCATACCCGAGAAATGGGCCGAGATCGACGAGGACGTCATCGAGGATTTGGGCGATCAAAAGCGaacataaatcatttaaatttttagcTTATTTTATACGCTCCATcaacataaaaatatgaaacgtTAAACGTAATAATCAGTTGGGTTATTTCGGTGGCTGCTCCCCAGGTTTTTCTCCATCTGCTGGCGGACGACTGGAATCGGTTTCCATTGAAGTTGCTTCATCCGTTGCAGGCGCTGGAGTAGCTTTATTCTCTGTTTCCTCAACTGCAGTAGTGGCTTCATTTAAAGGAGTAACAGCATCCGCAGGAGTCGTGGTTTGTTCTGCTGGAGCGACTTCTTCCGCTGGATTGGATCTGGCCTGGGAATGACGCTTTCCAGATTGCTTGCCAGTCTTTGCAGTGGTCTCCGCAGGTTTCTCCGCCGGTGTTTCCTTAGTAGCGTCTTTGGTTTCGCCTCCATGGAAGTGTTTGTAGCTCAGCTGAATGATCTTCTCATTCTCCTCGTCGGTTAGTGGAGCTTTATTGTCGTCGATGAGCTGGAAAGGTtgttatatgtatttacttaaCCTATTGGGCATATGATAGACTAATCCTCACCAGCTGCGTGTGAAGAGCACTTGTTGGCGGGTCGTTGATCATTTGTAGGATCTCCTGGGACTTGAGGCGATAGGAAGACAGGTCCTTCACGTAATTTGCAATGTTCTCACGAGTTTGTGTCTTGCAGGGCGACTCCTCCAGATACTGCAGTGCCTGTAGAACCTCGCATTTGGTTAATTTATCATctattaattgaatattttcaaaaaacaatACCTCATAGGTAACCGTGGCCAAGTTCCGCATGCCGAACTTCTTTTTGGTGCTCTTGATCTTCTGCAGAATCTGCATCACCTCCAGATTGGTGAGGTACGAGAACGTGGGATTGACGCTGGAATGGAAGCGAAATCATCTGCATGTTATTCACTGTTTaatggaaaaattaaaaaaaaacaaaacagttCTCACGTTTCCATTTCGGCAAATATTAGTATGACCGCAGGGCGCGCGCTGAAATATACCACACCACTGCATATAATGGTAAGGATCTGAATATAACTCTATagataatttatatataaaataaaaactagaTACTCAATCAATTAATTGGTGTTAAATGTATCAATTCAATCAATCGATAAGCCTAATACATTTGTTGTTAAAAATGGGCAATTGGGCAAtacattattttgtattataagTATTTTTTCCATTAAAGCTGTGGGCACACCACATCGTCGCTTAACATAACATTACAGCGAATTTCGCCACTGTTATTGAATTGTGCCACTTGCTGTTAACGCTTTGAAGTCCACTCCGCTGCAGGAAGCAAGGGATGTGGATGCGGTGATACTGGAATCCTGTCGACGGCATGCATTCCCATACGAacgaggcggcggcggcgtcgaCAACGGCGGGCGTGGTCACGAATGGAGCAGGCGGATCGGGAGGTGGAGCCGCGGGAGCCCATGGCAGCACGGAGGGCAAGATTCGGTGCATCTTCCTCAGCGAATTTCATGCGACGGCGGGCTGCAAGATAAGCTGCCAGGTGAGCCGGTTCCCAGGAGCActgaaaacacaatttaatcCAATCTAATGCACGTCCATCAGGTTCCCGACAACTACATATCCAAGGATGTGTTCGATGCCATCAACGTTTACATCATACCCAAGCAGCATCTTCAACGCTGCATTCTCACCGTGAACGCAATGGACGTGAAGATAGTCGGCTATCCAGTCGGTATCCAGGATCAGCAGAAGTACGCACGGAATGCCTTCCTATTCAACCTATGCTTTGTGTGCGATTCGCGGGCCAGGAGCGTTCAGTACGAGCCGGTGGTCAAGAAGCTGTCCGAGTACCTCATCATGATGGAGGAGGAGTCGTGCTTCCTGTCTCGCAAAAATGACAAGCGCCGCCTGCAGAACATCTTCGAGACTGTACTACGGGACCTCAACGAGCGCAAGGTGGCCACCATTGTCGAGGGCGACAACACCATTTACCTGAAGATTGTCATGCACAAACCGGACCCGCCGCCGGTCAAGGATCACATGGTGCCCCTGCTGCTGGCGAACCTGCGCGACGCTCCACTGGACAACTGGGACCTTACCACGCAACAGGTGCGTGGCTAAGCCCTTTTTCCCCTTTACGACGGAAATAATCCTGTAATCTCCCCCAGATCCTGCCTTATATAAACG contains:
- the LOC122624056 gene encoding density-regulated protein homolog; protein product: MTNEDVGTNSVADRLQVGPREGVTYPIQMKYCGHCTMPIEYCEYYPEYEKCKDWLERHMPDDFERLKIEEEAAAADGTDDDKKRQKRGGKGLLRVKKKEDVPKRICVSRAARGKKKSVTVVTGLSTFDIDLKVAAKFFGTKFACGSSVTGDDEIVIQGDVKDDLFDVIPEKWAEIDEDVIEDLGDQKRT
- the LOC122624055 gene encoding DNA-directed RNA polymerase III subunit RPC9, producing METVNPTFSYLTNLEVMQILQKIKSTKKKFGMRNLATVTYEALQYLEESPCKTQTRENIANYVKDLSSYRLKSQEILQMINDPPTSALHTQLLIDDNKAPLTDEENEKIIQLSYKHFHGGETKDATKETPAEKPAETTAKTGKQSGKRHSQARSNPAEEVAPAEQTTTPADAVTPLNEATTAVEETENKATPAPATDEATSMETDSSRPPADGEKPGEQPPK
- the LOC122623689 gene encoding GATOR complex protein NPRL2 — translated: MHSHTNEAAAASTTAGVVTNGAGGSGGGAAGAHGSTEGKIRCIFLSEFHATAGCKISCQVPDNYISKDVFDAINVYIIPKQHLQRCILTVNAMDVKIVGYPVGIQDQQKYARNAFLFNLCFVCDSRARSVQYEPVVKKLSEYLIMMEEESCFLSRKNDKRRLQNIFETVLRDLNERKVATIVEGDNTIYLKIVMHKPDPPPVKDHMVPLLLANLRDAPLDNWDLTTQQILPYINGINHVARIAAEADVETDLVKSCIQNLVYYGVVQLLPILKYSNVYMTQNLKHLIQSASLSGACRKYVALRPDKTLPSVQRIFQFYASMTHGVTLRAICQRLCPQHHNIDERRMVIFGLQHRFIRCIHKYPVFTGSVPSGRQKMYTGLISFDEICCKTGLSPCTIERDIEKDTNVTVIWK